The following proteins are co-located in the Tripterygium wilfordii isolate XIE 37 chromosome 2, ASM1340144v1, whole genome shotgun sequence genome:
- the LOC119981681 gene encoding alpha carbonic anhydrase 7-like codes for MKLFFCSLFIVLLLLQYCSLPATPQEVENEREFDYNHHGEIGPHRWGEIKPEWSACNHGSMQSPIDLLNERVEVVPHLGRIHRDYKPSNATIRNRGHDIMLKWVDGAGTLEINGTEYVLQQCHWHSPSEHTINGKSFDLEAHLVHESPEGKVAVIGIMYTIGRPDTFLSSIIDHLSVVTDNEEHEEVIGVVNPRDIKLGSRKYYRYIGSLTVPPCTENVIWTMVRKVRTVTREQVRLLRVAIHDESDSNARPLQPINKRPVQLYRPSEN; via the exons ATGAAGCTCTTCTTTTGCAGCCTCttcattgttcttcttcttctccaatatTGTTCACTTCCAGCCACACCTCAAGAAGTTG aaaatgagagagagtttgATTATAATCATCATGGAGAGATTGGACCTCATCGATGGGGGGAAATTAAACCCGAATGGAGCGCATGCAATCACGGATCCATGCAATCACCAATAGATCTATTGAATGAGAGAGTTGAAGTTGTTCCTCATTTAGGGAGAATCCACAGAGACTACAAGCCTTCCAATGCTACCATAAGAAACAGAGGCCATGATATAATG TTGAAATGGGTAGATGGTGCAGGAACTCTTGAAATAAATGGAACTGAATATGTACTCCAACAGTGCCACTGGCATTCACCATCTGAACATACCATCAATGGCAAGAG TTTTGACTTAGAAGCTCACCTGGTTCACGAGAGCCCAGAAGGCAAGGTTGCTGTAATTGGCATCATGTACACAATCGGAAGGCCAGATACTTTCTTGTCATCT atCATCGATCATTTATCAGTGGTTACCGATAACGAAGAACACGAGGAAGTAATAGGTGTGGTTAACCCAAGAGACATAAAACTTGGGAGCAGAAAGTATTACAGATACATTGGATCTCTCACTGTTCCTCCTTGTACTGAAAATGTTATCTGGACCATGGTTAGAAAG GTGAGGACTGTTACTAGAGAACAAGTGAGATTGTTACGTGTGGCGATCCACGAT GAGTCAGATTCAAATGCAAGACCACTACAACCCATAAACAAGCGTCCAGTGCAGCTTTATAGGCCAAGTGAAAATTGA